One Deltaproteobacteria bacterium genomic window carries:
- a CDS encoding nitronate monooxygenase, whose amino-acid sequence MELTQLKHLPRAWKRGTDFLGTRYAIMCGAMTWVSEANLVAAISNEGGFGVLAGGNMPPEILAKEIAKTREMTRNPFGVNLITVAPAFKQHIEVVIREKCPFVFFAGSIPAGRDIAEVKAAGLKVICFAPVLSLAKRLIKQGVDALVIEGNEAGGHIGPVSTSVLAQEFLLNVTEVPVFVAGGIGTGEIIAQYLSLGAAGVQLGTRFVVAEECIAHPRFKDAFVRASARDAMPTTQFDPSLPTIPVRAITNEGTKDFNRLQLDLLNKVKAGEMPREEAQVKLEEFWVGALRRAVVEGDVEHGSLMAGQSVAFVKKIQPVREILDDLVAGAEAALARMAGEG is encoded by the coding sequence ATGGAGTTGACGCAGCTGAAGCACCTGCCGCGGGCGTGGAAACGCGGGACCGACTTCCTCGGGACCCGTTACGCGATCATGTGCGGAGCGATGACCTGGGTCTCCGAGGCCAACCTCGTCGCGGCCATATCGAACGAGGGTGGGTTCGGCGTGCTCGCGGGCGGGAACATGCCGCCGGAGATCCTGGCGAAGGAGATCGCGAAGACGCGGGAGATGACGCGGAACCCCTTCGGCGTGAACCTCATCACCGTGGCGCCTGCGTTCAAGCAGCACATCGAGGTGGTGATCCGGGAAAAGTGCCCGTTCGTCTTCTTCGCCGGGAGCATCCCGGCGGGCCGGGACATCGCTGAAGTGAAGGCCGCCGGGTTGAAGGTGATCTGCTTCGCCCCGGTCCTCTCGCTGGCCAAGCGCCTCATCAAGCAGGGGGTCGACGCCCTTGTGATCGAGGGGAACGAGGCCGGGGGGCACATCGGCCCCGTGTCCACCTCCGTCCTGGCGCAGGAGTTCCTCCTGAACGTCACGGAAGTCCCCGTGTTCGTGGCGGGCGGGATCGGCACCGGGGAGATCATCGCCCAATACCTTTCACTGGGGGCCGCCGGGGTCCAGCTCGGGACGCGGTTCGTCGTCGCCGAGGAGTGCATCGCGCACCCCCGGTTCAAGGATGCGTTCGTGCGGGCCTCGGCCCGCGACGCCATGCCCACCACGCAGTTCGACCCGTCGCTGCCCACGATCCCCGTGCGGGCGATCACCAACGAGGGGACGAAGGACTTCAACCGGCTCCAGCTCGACCTGCTGAACAAGGTGAAAGCGGGCGAGATGCCGCGCGAGGAGGCCCAGGTCAAGCTCGAGGAGTTCTGGGTCGGGGCGCTGCGGCGCGCCGTAGTCGAGGGGGACGTGGAGCACGGGTCGCTCATGGCGGGCCAGAGCGTGGCGTTCGTGAAGAAGATCCAGCCGGTGCGCGAGATCCTCGACGACCTGGTGGCGGGCGCCGAGGCGGCGCTCGCGCGCATGGCGGGGGAGGGGTGA